A window of Apium graveolens cultivar Ventura chromosome 8, ASM990537v1, whole genome shotgun sequence contains these coding sequences:
- the LOC141678647 gene encoding F-box protein SKIP16-like, which yields MGIENVGGLAIYKILSKLGPRDTTRVGCVSRRFVECAFDEFLWYQFCFQELQLSSPEDLLGNPTPSFKAAYQAWRVSFGMYPWSLVLRVRRCWGRIKSWLVVNFPEAVTTLRKGATEDELNNLEKTLEVKLPHPTRLLYRFCNGQHHVEYSENSESFSESLLGLIGGYSFCGHLVNVYLLPLDEVRASAPFIPELSETNLESNHYRFSYSIRMTLKSEGCIVNGMRFDSCQLYQAHWTIRENDDVVSEIVEENVLGKNPLLHSGERICLSRLCSYKYAPRLH from the exons ATGGGTATAGAAAATGTGGGAGGCTTGGCCATCTATAAGATACTAAGCAAACTGGGACCAAGAGACACAACAAGAGTAGGGTGCGTAAGCCGTCGATTTGTGGAATGCGCTTTTGATGAATTTCTATGGTATCAATTTTGTTTTCAAGAGCTTCAACTCTCTTCCCCTGAAGACCTTCTTGGAAACCCTACTCCATCATTCAAG GCAGCTTATCAAGCGTGGCGTGTATCTTTTGGCATGTATCCTTGGTCCCTGGTTCTACGAGTTAGAAGATGTTGGGGAAGAATTAAAAGCTGGTTGGTTGTGAACTTTCCCGAGGCTGTGACAACTCTGCGTAAGGGTGCAACTGAAGATGAACTTAATAATTTAGAGAAAACTTTGGAAGTAAAATTACCCCATCCCACAAGGTTGCTCTATCGATTTTGTAATGGTCAACATCATGTTGAATACAGTGAAAACAGTGAAAGCTTCTCTGAAAGTCTATTAGGCCTCATTGGAGGCTACTCATTTTGTGGCCATCTAGTAAATGTGTACTTGTTGCCTTTGGATGAG GTTCGTGCTTCTGCTCCGTTTATCCCAGAGTTAAGTGAGACAAATTTGGAGTCTAATCACTATCGTTTTTCTTACTCTATCCGGATGACTTTAAAGTCTGAAGGCTGTATCGTCAATGGAATGCGGTTTGATTCTTGTCAACTTTATCAGGCACATTGGACAATCCGAGAAAATGATGATGTTGTGTCAGAGATAGTTGAAGAGAATGTATTAGGGAAG AATCCACTCCTACATTCCGGTGAGAGAATTTGTTTATCAAGGTTGTGTTCCTATAAGTACGCCCCAAGGCTCCATTAA